TCCCACCGAAGAAGAGTTTGGCGATTTGGGCTTCCAAATCAGTCACCCCTTCACTCGTTAAAATTGACGTTTGAATCAATTCATCAGCACGTACTAATGTTTGGAGTTCATCTAAGTCCAATTGATTAGGTAAGTCAGTCTTATTTAAAATAATGATCCGTTTTTTATCAGTTGTCGCTGTGATTAGTTCGCGATCTTCAATCGTTAAAGGTTCGCTTTGGTTTAGGACCAGTAAAATCAAGTCAGCTTTGGTAATTGCCGCACGACTTCTTTCGACCCCAATCTTTTCAACCTTATCTTCCGTATCATGAATCCCCGCCGTATCGACCAGCTTCAATGGTACGCCGCGGACGTTAACGTATTCTTCCAAAACATCACGGGTCGTTCCAGCAACATCCGTCACGATGGCTTTATCTTCATGTAAAAGATGGTTTAACAAACTTGATTTGCCGACGTTTGGTCGCCCAACGATGGCCGTTGCCAACCCTTCACGCAAGACTTTCCCTTGTTGCGCTGTTTGGAGTAATTCACCAATCCGCCCTTTAACAAGTTCAGCTTTTTCAAGTAAAATCCGGGTGGTCATTTCATCGGTATCATATTCGGGATAGTCAATGTTGACTTCGACTTGCGCCAATACTTCTAGGATTTCTTGACGCAAATTTTTAATGAGATGCGTTAAGCTCCCGTCCAATTGATCAACAGCAACTTGCATTGCCCGGTCAGTCTTGGCCCGGATAAGATCCATCACAGATTCAGCCTGGGTTAAATCAATCCGCCCGTTTAAAAAGGCCCGCTTCGTGAATTCGCCCGGTTCGGCCATTCGTGCACCGTAACTCATCAATAGTTGCAAGATTCGGTTAGTCGCCACAATCCCACCATGACAATTAATTTCAATCACATCTTCGCGCGTAAAGGTTTTAGGCGCCCGCATGACAGAAACCATGACTTCGTCGACCACTGCATCGGTTTTAGGGTCAATAATATGGCCATAATTAATCGTATGGCTCGCCACTTTATCGAGATCCTTGCCGCGATAAACCCGTTTAATGATGGCTAAACTGTCATCTCCTGAAAGACGCACAATTGAAATTGCCCCCTCACCAGGTGGTGTTGAGATTGCCGTAATCGTATCAAATTCTGTGACTGTCGTTGGCATTATAAAAGCTTCCTTCCTAAAATAGCTGCATAAAAAAAGCGCTTAGCGTCCACCCCTCCCGTCATTGCGTAAGGGGTGGACAAAGCACTTTCACTACTTTATCGATATTTAATTAGTTTCATTATACACGATTTCTATCGACCGTCAATTGACAAGTCTCAAAAAGAACGCGCTAGTTCAACCACAATTACCCGGCGATCGCCGCGGCCTTCTGAGTGGGTTTGCACGTGGCGATTATCTGTTAAATAGCCATGAACAATCTTCCGTTCAAATGCTGGCATCGGCTCTAAAGTGACCGCCTTACCAGTTGCGACCACTTCTCTGGCCGCCTTATCTGCTAAATGTTTAATAATCGTCGCTCTTCTTTGCCGATAATCACCAACATCTAACATCATCAACTGTTTACCTTTAGTGTGATGATCATAATACGTTTGCGCTAAATATTGGAGCGCATTGATCGTCTTGCCGTGTTTACCAATCAACAAGCCTTCCTTAGACGTCTTTAAATGAAAGGTAACTTGCTTGTGTTCTTTGGTGACGGTCATCGTGACCGGCGTACCAATCTGCGCTGTTATGTCGGTAATGTATTGCTTTAAGGCTTCAATTGTCGCCTCACGACTCTGCCGCATTGGCGCCTTTTCTGGCTGATCTGCTGGCTCAGTTGCTACGTCAGCCACGCTTGGTTGTGCCGGTTCAACTGGGGTTGGTTCAGCGACCGTTATCGGCTTTAACGTAACGATTGCCGGTTGCTTACCAAACCCTAAAAAACCCTTCTTACCTTCTTCAAGGACATCAACTGTGACCTCTTCACGCGTCACTTTTAACGCGGCTAACCCCGCTTCAATGGCGGCTTGAATATCCTTACCTTCAAAAGTTGGCATTTTTAAACCTCCGCTCATTAAGTGCCAGTTTGTCACTGGACGCTTATTTTTGTCTAATATTAGTATAACATGCCCGCTTTTTAAGCGACACCTAATCTAAATCGGTAGCGGTTAGCTCTAAAAAGAGCGCCACATCTTGGGCGATTGAGTCCGCCGCTGCTTGCCAAAAGGCCGGTTGCGTCAAATCAACGCCTAAATGTTTTTGCGCTAATTCTTCAGTACTCATATTGGCGGTATCTTGCAAGAGTGCGATATAGTCGGCTTCAAAATGCGGCACACTTTGTGCTTTGGCGTAAATCCCCATGGAAAAGAGATACCCAAATGTATACGGGAAGTTATAAAATGGTACGTCATCGAAGAAGAAATGTTGCTTATCCGCCCAGAATAATGGATCATAATCCGTTAGTGCATCCGCATAGGCTTCTTTTTGGGCGCTCAACATAATCCCTTTCAAATCGTCAGGCGTTAGTAGCCCTTGTTGCCGCATTTCATAGAAGCGATGTTCAAATAAATAGCGCGCATGAATATTCATAAACATATCGATGGCGTTCGTTATTTTTTGATCGAGTAAGTTAATCTTCGTCGCGCGATCTTGCGCTTCATTGACTGTTGCATCGACCACGATTAATTCCGCCAACGTCGAAGCCGTTTCGGCGACGTTCATCGCATAGTCTTGGCGCCAACCAGGTAATTGATTAATCATCATCGTATGAAAGCCGTGCCCTAATTCATGCGCCAAAGTTGAAACGCCGCCGGGTGTGCCATCGTAGGTCATGAAAATTCTAAAATCATTAGTTTCGGGTAAATCGGTCATGTAGCCACCCGGTTGTTTGCCCGGCCGATCTTCCGCTTCAATCCACCGTTTTTCAAACGCGGTTTGTGCGACGGTTGCCATTTTCGGACTGAAATCCCGGAAATGCGCAATGATAAATTCAGCAGCTTCGTCATACGATTTTTTAGTCATTTGGAAATCATCAACCACGACTGGTGCCCAAGTATCTTGCCAAGCTAACTGCTTTTTACCCATTAAAGCGGCCTT
This DNA window, taken from Latilactobacillus sakei, encodes the following:
- a CDS encoding tRNA uridine-5-carboxymethylaminomethyl(34) synthesis GTPase MnmE translates to MPTTVTEFDTITAISTPPGEGAISIVRLSGDDSLAIIKRVYRGKDLDKVASHTINYGHIIDPKTDAVVDEVMVSVMRAPKTFTREDVIEINCHGGIVATNRILQLLMSYGARMAEPGEFTKRAFLNGRIDLTQAESVMDLIRAKTDRAMQVAVDQLDGSLTHLIKNLRQEILEVLAQVEVNIDYPEYDTDEMTTRILLEKAELVKGRIGELLQTAQQGKVLREGLATAIVGRPNVGKSSLLNHLLHEDKAIVTDVAGTTRDVLEEYVNVRGVPLKLVDTAGIHDTEDKVEKIGVERSRAAITKADLILLVLNQSEPLTIEDRELITATTDKKRIIILNKTDLPNQLDLDELQTLVRADELIQTSILTSEGVTDLEAQIAKLFFGGIENSQSTVMITNARQIGLLNQAQQSLDEVISGIAAGMPVDLVQIDMTNCWDKLGEITGDSAPDELITELFSQFCLGK
- a CDS encoding single-stranded DNA-binding protein, which produces MPTFEGKDIQAAIEAGLAALKVTREEVTVDVLEEGKKGFLGFGKQPAIVTLKPITVAEPTPVEPAQPSVADVATEPADQPEKAPMRQSREATIEALKQYITDITAQIGTPVTMTVTKEHKQVTFHLKTSKEGLLIGKHGKTINALQYLAQTYYDHHTKGKQLMMLDVGDYRQRRATIIKHLADKAAREVVATGKAVTLEPMPAFERKIVHGYLTDNRHVQTHSEGRGDRRVIVVELARSF
- a CDS encoding oligoendopeptidase; the protein is MTYSEQWDLETIFKGGLASPALENRLQALGQQIPVVLKMTSDWQFVFDEPAFEQMQAITTQLQQIESGLKQTGSFVNMIQSVDERNQQVAPMMDRINQLQNTARQIDVLLTKKLVALTTEQFETLANQPAFALIQFNLREKRQQGADLLDEQTEKLLDQLALDGLQGWSDHYDTIVAETQIPYLDQTLSAGQAQNKFESDPDPKVREVVFKNWQQTWDRFSPMLADTLNHLAGFRLTTYQAHGTTDFMKKPLEDNRMQPATLDAMWSVVSQNKAPLVAFLNRKAALMGKKQLAWQDTWAPVVVDDFQMTKKSYDEAAEFIIAHFRDFSPKMATVAQTAFEKRWIEAEDRPGKQPGGYMTDLPETNDFRIFMTYDGTPGGVSTLAHELGHGFHTMMINQLPGWRQDYAMNVAETASTLAELIVVDATVNEAQDRATKINLLDQKITNAIDMFMNIHARYLFEHRFYEMRQQGLLTPDDLKGIMLSAQKEAYADALTDYDPLFWADKQHFFFDDVPFYNFPYTFGYLFSMGIYAKAQSVPHFEADYIALLQDTANMSTEELAQKHLGVDLTQPAFWQAAADSIAQDVALFLELTATDLD